One window of the Falco biarmicus isolate bFalBia1 chromosome 2, bFalBia1.pri, whole genome shotgun sequence genome contains the following:
- the MFSD9 gene encoding major facilitator superfamily domain-containing protein 9, giving the protein MFPPRRRQCACPEPPPAATGRGPAAAAGRMEEEEEDGGRGATGSTASASDRFVRCLYAVGFLDLFGVSMVVPLMSLHIRSLGASHTVAGIIGSLYGIMQLFSSTFVGCWSDVVGRRYSLLACILLSALGYFLLGTSTTVFLFAISRVPVGIFKHTLSISKALLSDLVSERDRPLVMGRFNAASSVGFILGPVVGGYLTELEDGFYKTSFICASIFLLNAGLVWMLPWSEENGSNREHQQGNNRADSFSAKAKHDLHLKSATNGAMASDGLFQSPWIQVATVLKRIKGIACSDLWDIFLVRLLMSVAILLYYSNFSLALEERFGVKPLFAGYLMSYSSALGVVAGCLLGPITRLYQHNTYRILLHSSTLTCTLMLLYASALSIWMVILSSTFLAFSTTIGRTCIIDLELTIGGNEASGTLLGVGQSVTSVGRILAPLLSGIAQEFSPCGPPSLGVGLALVAILIMNANKQKYCSRGNVKLKNQ; this is encoded by the exons ATGttcccgccgcgccgccggcaGTGCGCATGCCCGGAGCCACCGCCGGCCGCAACGGGGCGCGGGCCCGCGGCCGCCGCTGGCcggatggaggaggaggaggaggatggaggcCGCGGAGCCACGGGCAGCACGGCCTCGGCCTCCGACCGCTTCGTGCGGTGCCTTTACGCGGTGGGCTTCCTG GATTTATTTGGTGTGAGCATGGTTGTTCCTTTAATGAGCCTTCATATCAGATCTCTAGGAGCAAGTCATACAGTTGCTGGAATAATAG gATCTCTCTATGGTATAATGCAACTGTTTTCCAGCACTTTTGTG GGCTGCTGGAGTGATGTAGTAGGAAGGCGGTATTCCCTGCTTGCTTGTATTCTTCTCAGTGCACTGGGTTACTTCCTTCTTGGAACGTCCACCACTGTGTTCCTGTTTGCTATTTCTAGAGTCCCTGTAG gtattttCAAACACACACTCTCCATCTCTAAAGCCCTGCTTTCTGACTTGGTTTCTGAGAGAGATCGCCCTTTAGTAATGGGACGCTTCAATGCAGCCTCTAGTGTGGGCTTCATTCTGGGGCCAGTTGTCGGTGGCTATCTTACAGAGTTGGAAGATGGCTTTTATAAAACGTCCTTCATCTGTGCCTCTATCTTCCTTCTGAATGCTG GTCTTGTCTGGATGTTACCATGGAGTGAAGAAAATGGGAGCAATAGGGAACATCAACAAGGCAACAACAGAGCAGACAGTTtctcagcaaaagcaaagcatgaCCTGCACTTGAAGTCAGCAACTAATGGAGCTATGGCAAGCGATGGTCTTTTCCAGTCTCCATGGATCCAAGTTGCAACAGTGCTGAAGAGGATTAAAGGAATTGCGTGTTCTGATCTGTGGGATATATTTTTAGTGCGGTTGCTGATGTCTGTTGCTATACTGCTGTACTATAGTAATTTTAGTCTGGCCTTGGAGGAGAGATTTGGGGTGAAACCCTTGTTTGCTGGATACCTAATGAGCTATAGCAGTGCACTTGGAGTCGTGGCTGGTTGTCTGCTTGGACCAATAACAAGACTCTATCAGCACAACACTTACAGGATTTTGTTGCACTCTAGCACACTTACCTGCACGTTGATGCTCCTGTATGCGTCAGCGCTGAGCATATGGATGGTTATTTTGTCTTCCACATTCTTAGCCTTTTCAACTACTATAGGTCGTACTTGTATCATTGATCTTGAATTGACCATTGGTGGGAATGAGGCCAGTGGTACTCTCCTAGGTGTTGGACAGTCTGTGACATCAGTGGGACGTATACTTGCCCCGCTCCTTTCTGGAATTGCTCAGGAGTTCAGTCCTTGTGGCCCTCCAAGTCTAGGGGTTGGACTAGCTTTGGTAGCTATTCTGATAATGAAcgcaaacaaacaaaagtacTGTAGCCGTGGAAATGTTAAGTTAAAAAATCAATAG